DNA from Gramella sp. MAR_2010_147:
AACCCATCCGGAAATAACGACTATTGCAGTAAATCCTGGTTCTCTGTTAAATACGAAAATGGTCAAAGAAACCTTTGGTCATCACTGGTCCCCGGCAGATAAGGGGGCTTCTATCCTATATGAAATTGCTTTATCTGAAATGTATAGAACAAGCAGCGGCAAGTATTACGATAACGACCAGGGTGCTTTTAATGAGGCTCATAAGGATGCGTATGACCGGAAAAAGATTGCAATCTTATTAGCTACAACAAAAAACAAACTAGATAATAATTGAAGTTAATCATACTATGTTTGCTTCACTATCTAATTTTGGAATATGATTGCAACTATAAGTAATTATTCAGTTTTTAAACAGGAGTAAATAAATAAAGCCGGCAACTGAAACTTAGAAAATTTTGAATTTGCTTAATTGAATTAAAACTTAAACTATTAGATCTTTAATAAAATAATGAGTTGCCAGTAAACTATCGCAGCTTAAAATTAAATAGAAAAGTACTAATTTTAGCTAGAGGATAATCTAAAATACTTAAGCCGAGAGAACTGCAATTATATAAAACTTCAAGTATATGATTTTAAAAATTAATCTATTTCTATTTATAGCTTTCACTTCAACCATAATTGCACAAAATTCTTTGCCTCAGGTTAGCAAAGGCAAAATTGAAAGAATTGAGAATTTTCAATCTAAATACGTCACAGCAAGAAATGTCGATGTTTGGTTGCCGGAAAAATACAACCCTGACACCAAATATGCTGTTCTATATATGCATGATGGACAAATGTTATATGATGCTGAAAATTCCTGGAACAAACAAGCCTGGAACGTTGAGGAAGCAGCTTCAAAATTACTTGAATCAGATTCTATAATGCAATTTATAATAGTTGGGATCTGGAATGGTGGAAGTACAAGACACGCCGACTACTTTCCGCAGAAACCTTTCGAATCTCTTTCTAAGGTGGAAAAAGATACCGTTTCAAATCAGTTGAAAAATTCACATGTTAATATTGATAATGGATTCAAACCCGAATCTGACAATTATTTAAGATTTATTGTTGAAGAATTAAAACCTCATATAGATCAAAACTTTTCAGTTCATTCCGATATGCAACATACTTTTATTGCTGGAAGTAGTATGGGAGGGCTGATATCTATGTATACCATATGTGAATATCCAAACATTTTCGGAGGAGCAGCCTGTCTATCTACACATTGGACTGGTACTTTTACACCAAATAACAACCCGGTTCCGCAATCATTTTTGAGGTATTTAGAGCAGAATTTGCCGAATCCCCAAAATCACAAAATTTATTTTGATACCGGAGATCAAACTCTGGATAGTTTATACCCAGCTATTCAAAGACGAGTAGATAACATTTTAATTAAAAATGGATTTGACTCTGGTAATTGGAAGACCGAATATTTTCCAGGAGAAGATCATAGTGAGAATGCCTGGTCAAAACGAATTCACCTGCCGTTGGAATTTTTACTGAAAAAATAACTTTTAGCAAAAGAGTTCACCCCTAAATATCAGAGTTAATCGGAATGGTGTAATTGTGAAACTCAGCACAAATTATAAATTCCCTCAAATCGACAACCTCGCTCCAGCAACTAAAGATTACAGAACATAACAGTTATATAGAGTGATGAGCAACTAAATATATAATTCAATTTAAAGAATTTCAAACTGTATTAATCTTATCACTAATTGTAAATTTTATCTAGATTCATTTATAGATTTCAATTCGTTATGGTAGGCCTCAATTCTTGCATGTGCAGTTCCATCGACTAATAAGATTACTATTAACATTGCAATGGTAGTTATACCAATTGCCCGCCAGGTTGGAGTATCAATAAATAGAATTACCAAAGCTGCAATAATAATTAGAATGGGAATTACCTTAAATACAACCGTGTATTCCTTTAAAGTACTTTCGGAACGTTCAATTTCAGACTGGTAAAAGGCAGGTGTGTCCTTATTGAATGCTTTTTCAAATTGAACAATTCTTGATTTGTTGGTGTAGAATAATCCCAGGCCTATTGTCATAAGTAATAAACCTGCAACCAGGGTGGGTATGATATAGGCTTTTGCCAGATCTGATTTTCCCAACTGCCAGAACCCAATACTTGCGATTAAAAATAAAATGGCAAAAAGTATAAAAAATCGTGTTGAAAAAACTTCAGCTTTTGCCCATTCTGTGGCTAATTTTAAAAGTTCCATATTTTAATTTAGATTATATTTTTCTCTGTATTCGGTGGGGCTGATTCCCTCTTTTTTCTTGAACAACCTCGAAAAATAAGGTGGATATTCAAAGCCTAATTCATAAGCAACTTCTGAAATACTTTTATCTGGTTGCAATAATATATGCTTGGCTTCTTCGATGATATATAAGTGTAAATGCTCGGTGGTAGTCTTACCCGTTTCTTTTTTCAGTGTATCACTTAAGTATCGTTGTGAAACCATCATCTTACCTGCGATTTGCTCTATACTGGGAATGCCCTTTTCCTGGAGTTGCCTTGATTCGAAGAATTTGGATACATGTGTTTTGAACTTTTCTAACAAATCGTTTGATAGTTCTTTTCTGTTCAAAAACTGTCTTTCATAGAAACGGTTGGCATATTTAAGCAACGTGTCTAATTGAGAAATTATGATTTCCTTGCTAAATTCATCCTGGTTATTTTGGTATTCGATGTCGATATTTTCTACAATCGATTCTACCTGCTTTTCCTCTTTGGGAGAAAGGTGCAACGCCTCATTAACCGAATACGAAAAAAAACTATATTTTTTTATTTGCTGAGCTAACTCTGTTCCTTTCAAAAAGTCTTCGTGGAAGTTTATTGAAAATCCTTTTCGCTCAAAAACCACACTATCATCCCATTGTAAGACTTGCCCTGGTGCGATGAAAATTAATGCGCCATTCGTGAAATCATATTTAGTTCGACCATAATTTAAATTACCATCTACATATTTCTTAAAACTAATAGAATAGCAATCGTTGGTTATTGGTGGTGAGCTTTCTCGCGGACAGGGTAAGTAGCCATCACCTTTAGAGTTGAATACACTCAGCATTGGATGCTCCGGGCGTGGCAATCCTAAATAATCCAGATACGAGGATAAGGTTTTAAAATGCTTCATTTTCTCTAATAATTTATTAATTCCACCAATGTCTAAATTGCTGTATACTATCATTTAAATTGACCTGTTCGCCAATCATTGGTGTTATTATTCTTATATTTTTCTGATTCTTTTTTTCTGTTATTTTTTTTAATGGCTCATCCCAATCGTGATTGGCTAATGTGAATTTTCCCGAATGCACAGGTAGAACAGCTTTGGCTTTTAAATCTATTGCCGCCTTTAATTGTTCTCCCGGTAACATATGAATGTATTTCCATTTCTCATCATATTGTCCATTTTCTAATACTGCCAAATCAAAAGGCCCGAATTTATTACCAATTTCACTGAAATGAGTGTCGTATCCACTGTCTCCTCCAAGGTATATAGTAGTGTTTGGTGTTTTCAGCACAAATGAAGCCCAAAGTGTTTTTGCACGTGTAAACCCTCTGCCAGAAAAATGTCTGGCTGGTGTTATGTATACTTCAAATCCATTTTCAAAAGAAAATTTATCATACCAATCTCCTTCTAAAATTATTTCTGGATCAAATCCCCAATGTTCCAAGTGAGCTCCATTGGCTAGTCCCGTGATTACATTCTTAATTTTTGGTTTTAATTTTTTCAGCGTTTTATAGTCCATATGATCCCAATGGTCGTGCGATAAAAACAAATAATCTATTTCTGGAATATCTTCTGTTGCATAAACATCAGTTCCCTCATAGGCTTTGGTTGTAAAAAAGAGAGGCGATGCGTTACCGCTCAACACAGGGTCCACCAATATTTTTTTGCCATCTAATTGTATAAAGTATGAAGAATGGCCCATCCAAATTAACACATTTTCATCTGGATCAAGTCTTTTTAAATCAGTCTTAATCGAAGGGATTTTTACCGAAGGTTCTTTAGGCTTTGAGGAGAAAAGGAATTCATACATTACTTTACTATAACCAACACCCTCAGTAAGCATTGGAGTTTCATTCAAGTTTTTAAAACTCCCATTGTTGTAATTAGATGACTGTTCTAATTTAATTAAACGCTCACCAGATGGGTGCTTACCAAAGCGTTCTGTGTTTAAGAATACAAATGTTCCAGCTCCAATGGTTATGATGATAATAAGTAATCCGAGCATTATTTTTTTTATTATACGCATGGTTAAATTTAAATATTCCAAACCA
Protein-coding regions in this window:
- a CDS encoding MBL fold metallo-hydrolase translates to MRIIKKIMLGLLIIIITIGAGTFVFLNTERFGKHPSGERLIKLEQSSNYNNGSFKNLNETPMLTEGVGYSKVMYEFLFSSKPKEPSVKIPSIKTDLKRLDPDENVLIWMGHSSYFIQLDGKKILVDPVLSGNASPLFFTTKAYEGTDVYATEDIPEIDYLFLSHDHWDHMDYKTLKKLKPKIKNVITGLANGAHLEHWGFDPEIILEGDWYDKFSFENGFEVYITPARHFSGRGFTRAKTLWASFVLKTPNTTIYLGGDSGYDTHFSEIGNKFGPFDLAVLENGQYDEKWKYIHMLPGEQLKAAIDLKAKAVLPVHSGKFTLANHDWDEPLKKITEKKNQKNIRIITPMIGEQVNLNDSIQQFRHWWN
- a CDS encoding helix-turn-helix domain-containing protein, with product MIVYSNLDIGGINKLLEKMKHFKTLSSYLDYLGLPRPEHPMLSVFNSKGDGYLPCPRESSPPITNDCYSISFKKYVDGNLNYGRTKYDFTNGALIFIAPGQVLQWDDSVVFERKGFSINFHEDFLKGTELAQQIKKYSFFSYSVNEALHLSPKEEKQVESIVENIDIEYQNNQDEFSKEIIISQLDTLLKYANRFYERQFLNRKELSNDLLEKFKTHVSKFFESRQLQEKGIPSIEQIAGKMMVSQRYLSDTLKKETGKTTTEHLHLYIIEEAKHILLQPDKSISEVAYELGFEYPPYFSRLFKKKEGISPTEYREKYNLN
- a CDS encoding alpha/beta hydrolase-fold protein; the encoded protein is MILKINLFLFIAFTSTIIAQNSLPQVSKGKIERIENFQSKYVTARNVDVWLPEKYNPDTKYAVLYMHDGQMLYDAENSWNKQAWNVEEAASKLLESDSIMQFIIVGIWNGGSTRHADYFPQKPFESLSKVEKDTVSNQLKNSHVNIDNGFKPESDNYLRFIVEELKPHIDQNFSVHSDMQHTFIAGSSMGGLISMYTICEYPNIFGGAACLSTHWTGTFTPNNNPVPQSFLRYLEQNLPNPQNHKIYFDTGDQTLDSLYPAIQRRVDNILIKNGFDSGNWKTEYFPGEDHSENAWSKRIHLPLEFLLKK